The DNA segment CCCCCTCGGGCCAATGTTCTGGTCGAAAAATTGTTCTGAATCCCATGCACCGTCCTTAGACGACACACGGAACCCTCAAAGGCTTCCTATCTTCTATCCGGTTTTCAAAGACGCCCACCACGCTTCCGCATGGTCCGAAGCTGCCTTCCGGCACCCTCCAGCACCTCGCAGCCTCAACTGCGCAGGACGTTTAGATTACCAGGGGAGTGTCGCAGCGCAAGCGGAAATTTTTCAGGAGGCGCGCGCCAACGTTACGTCTCTGGAGAAATCCCCTGGCAATTCCTAGGAAATCCCCAGTTTCAGGAGGGTCCGGCGCTTGCCCGATTCCACGGCAGGCTGATCGAAGGGGTCCACCTCCAGCGCCATCCCGGACAGGCCGACCACCAGCTGCCAGGCCATGAGGAAGGCTCCCAGCGATGCTTCATCCAGCGCATCCAGATGCCAATGCACCACCGAGATGCCAGCGCTCTCCAGCGCCTCGCGCGTGCCCTCCGCCTGCGCCCGCAGGATGTCCTCGCCCCCCCATCGCCCCAGCCCCGTGAACGGGCACTGCGGCGGCGGATCCGAAGGTTCAGTCGCGTGGTCGTGGCCCACGGTCACCAGCACCACACCCACGTTGCGCGGGCCGTCCAGCCACCGCTGCAGCTGGGCGTGCTGATCCTGCGGGCCGATGGCCCGGACGGGCGTGAGGCCCCGGCGGCTGCCGTCTGCCGCCTGCTTGCCCAGGCTCTCCGCCACCAGCTGCACCCACCAGGCGCCCACGGTCTCCAGCCGGGTGGCGTAAGGCAGGAGCACCCACTGATCCGTGCCGCGCACGAAGCCGCCGGAGAACGCGCGCACCATCTCCCACACGCGGGCGCCCCAGACGCCGCGCCCCTGCTCCGTCTGCGCGACCACCTCGCGGGCGCCCGTGAGGAAGCGGCAGGGGTCGAGGCCCGCCCAGCGCAGCGGCAGCGCGCCGATGGCCGTGAACGCCGAGTAGCGCCCCCCCACCTGCTCCGGAATCGGCAGCAGCGTCCAGCCCTCGGCCCGCGCCAGCTGCGCCAGCGGGTTCTGGTCATCCTGCGTGATGGCCACGGGCGCCTGGCGCCAGCGACCCCAACCGGCCTGGGCCCGCAGCCGCCCGATCCAGGTCCAGAGCTCCAGGGTGCGCCCGCTCTTGGAGGCGAACACCAGCTGGTCCTCCGGCTCCAGGCGCAGGCCATTGCACTCCGGAGAGGCCAGCGGCTGCCAGCGGTGGCGTAGCGAGGCTCCAGCGAGAGCGTGGATGAGCGCGTCCGCGGGCAGCAGCGAGCCGCCGATCCCGCACCAGAGCAGCCGGCCGGGCGCCAGGGCCGGGGGTAGCGCCACGTCCTCGGCGCCGAGCCACCCCGACATCGGATGTCCAACCATCCGCTGCCACAATTCCCTTGAATCCATTCGCGCTTCTCCTGTTTCAGCCATCTTAGGCCATCATGACCGCTGGAGCCGCTATGAAGACCCTTCGCAAAGCTGTCATCCCCGTCGCCGGCCTGGGCACCCGCTTCCTGCCCGCCACCAAGGCCCAGCCCAAGGAGATGCTGCCCTTGGTGGACACGCCGGTGATCCAGTACGTGGTCGAGGAGGCCATCCGCGCCGGGGTCGAGAGCATCGTCCTCGTGACCGGCCGCGGCAAGGGCGCCATCGAGAACCACTTCGACGTCGCCTACGAGCTGGAGGACACCCTCCGCCGCCGCGGCAAGCAGGAGGATCTGGACCTGGTGCGGGACATCACCCACCTCGCCCAGTTCGCCTACGTGCGCCAGGGCGAGCCCCTGGGCCTCGGCCACGCGGTGCTGTGCGCCCGCCACGCGGTCGGCGATGAGCCCTTCGCCCTGCTCCTGGGCGACGATGTCTTCGATGAGCGCGACTCGGCCCTGGATGCGCTCATCAAGGCCTACCAGGCCACCGGGAAGTCTGTCGTGGGTGTCCAGGAGGTCCCGGTGGAACATGTCTCCCGGTACGGCATCGTCAGCGCACCCGGGAAGGACGAGCCTATCTGGGATGTGACAGCGATTGTCGAAAAGCCGGAACCGGCCCAGGCCCCCAGTCGCTGGGCCGTCGTGGGGCGCTACGTCCTGGAGCCCCGGGTGTTCGAGCACCTCGCCGCCCTGAAGCCCGGCGTCGGCGGCGAGTACCAGCTCACGGACGCCCTGGCGAGCCTGGCCCGCGAGGGACGCCTGGTCGCGGCCCCCATCCCGGCCAAGCGCTTCGACACCGGCAACAAGCTCGACTACCTGAAGGCCAATGTGGAGTTCGCCCTCAAGCGGGAGGACCTGCGCCGCGATTTCACCGCCTACCTGAAGGATCTGGTGAAGGGCCTCTAGCGGCGCAGCCGCAGGGCGTTCAGCACCACGGTCAGGGAACTCAGCCCCATGGCCAGCCCGGCGAGCATGGGCCCGCCGAACCGCTCCAGCTGGCCCGAGGCCGCCAGGGGCACCAGCACCAGGTTGTAGCCGAAGGCCCAACCCAGGTTCTGGCGGATCACGCGGTGCGTCCGCAAGGCGAGACGGCGTGCGGCAAGGATGGGCTCCAATCCCGGCCGCAGCAGCACCAGGGGAGCCGCCGCCATGGCCGCGCCGGTGCCCTGCTCGCCGGCCCCGGAGCCCATGGCGATGCCACAGTCCGCCTGGGCCAGGGCCGGCGCATCGTTCACGCCATCACCCACGAAGCCGACCACGGCGCCCTGGGCCTGGAGCTCCCGGATGCGGGCGAGCTTGCCCTCGGGGCGCAAGCCTGCGGCCACCGATTCGATGCCCACGGCCTCGGCCATCTTCGCCGCAGGCTCCGCGCGATCGCCCGTGAACAGGTGGAGGCGGAGACCCTGCTGACGCAGCTGTCCCGCCACCGCCGGGCTCTCGGCCCGGAGCCGGTCGCCCAGCACGAACACGCCCTTCAGCCCGGAAGCGTCCGCCAGCCCCACGGCGATCCCGTCCTCATCCACCTCCGGGAAGGCCACCCCGAGGAAAGCGGCGCTGCCCAGGCGCCAGGCGTGGCCGTCGATCTCACCGCTGACGCCGCCGCCGGGATGGGCGCGGAAGGCCGACACCGGCTTCAGGGCCCCGGCATGGGCCGTCACGAGGCCGCGGGCGATGGGATGCTCCGAGTCCCGTTCCAGGCTGGCCGCGAGCCGCAGCAGGTCCGCATCGGCCAGGCCCGAGGTCGCCAGGACCCGGCGCAGCCGCGGTCGCCCCTCGGTGATGGTCCCGGTCTTGTCGAAGGCGAGGTCCGTGGCCTGGCCGAGGGCCTCCAGGGCCGCGGCATCGCGCACCAGTACGCCCTTCCGGGCGGCGGAGCCCAGGCCCACCATCACCGCCACCGGCGTGGCGAGCCCGAGGGCGCAGGGGCAGGCGATCACCAGCAGGGTCACGGCCGGCCGCCAGGCGGAGGCGAGGGCGCCGGTGGCCAGCCACCAGCCCGCCAGGGTCAGCAGGGCCAGAACGAGGATGGCCGGCACGAACACGGCGCTGATGCGATCCGCCAGATCCTGGGCGGGGGCCTTGGAGCCCTGGGCCTGGGCCACCAGCTGGGCCATGCGGGCCAGCTGGGTCTGGGCCCCCACAGCCTGGATCTCCATCTCCAGCGCAGAACCATGGACCACGGTGCCGGCCACCAGACCTTCACCCGGCCCCTTGGGGACAGGCAGGGGTTCGCCCGTGAGCATGGATTCGTCTACCTCCGCCTGGCCCGCGGTCACGCGGCCATCCGCCGGCACCGAGTGGCCGGGCAGCACCCGGACGCGATCGCCGGGGCGCAGGTCCGCCACCGGGATTTCCGTCACCGTGCCGTCCGGCCCGAGGCGCAGGGCCGTGGGTGGTGCCAGCGCCAGCAGCTCCTTCAAGGCATCCGTGGCCCTGGACTTGGCCCGGCTCTCCAGGTACTTGCCCGTGAGCAGGAAGGCCACCAGGGCCGCAGCCGTCTCGAAGCTGAGGTGGTGGACGCCGTTCAGCCACTCCGCCACGGCAAAGATCCAGGCCACGCCCGAACCCAGGGCGATGAGGGTGTCCATGGAGGCCTGGCCGTGCCGTGCCTGGCGCCCCGCCCGGACAAAGAACCCCCAGCCGGCCCAGAAGACCACGGGGGCTGACAGCAAGGCCTGGACCCACCCGGGCAGGTGCAGCCCCAGGCCGGGGATCATGGCCAGCAGCAGGGGCGCCGTGAGGACCAGGGCGACAATCATCCGGTTCCGGGCCGGGCCGGGATCGTCTTCGGCCTGCACCACCGCCTGATCCGCCTGAGGGCGGCCCAGGCCATAGCCCGCCTCCTCGACCTGTGCCGCCAGCGTCTCGAAGCTGGCCTCGCCTTCCACTGTGGCCGTGGAGGTGGCGAGGTTGACGGAGGCCGCCCGGACACCGGGGGTTTCCACCAAGGCCTTCTCCACGTGCCGCACGCAGGAGGCGCAGGTCATGCCAGTGACGGTATAGGTCTCGCTGCTCATGTCGGTTCCGGGTTCGGCCTAGGCCGGCTCCGTCATCTGGTAGCCCGCTTCGGCCACGGCGGCGGACAGGGCCCCGAAGCTCGCGGTGCCGG comes from the Geothrix edaphica genome and includes:
- the galU gene encoding UTP--glucose-1-phosphate uridylyltransferase GalU; this translates as MKTLRKAVIPVAGLGTRFLPATKAQPKEMLPLVDTPVIQYVVEEAIRAGVESIVLVTGRGKGAIENHFDVAYELEDTLRRRGKQEDLDLVRDITHLAQFAYVRQGEPLGLGHAVLCARHAVGDEPFALLLGDDVFDERDSALDALIKAYQATGKSVVGVQEVPVEHVSRYGIVSAPGKDEPIWDVTAIVEKPEPAQAPSRWAVVGRYVLEPRVFEHLAALKPGVGGEYQLTDALASLAREGRLVAAPIPAKRFDTGNKLDYLKANVEFALKREDLRRDFTAYLKDLVKGL
- a CDS encoding heavy metal translocating P-type ATPase; the encoded protein is MSSETYTVTGMTCASCVRHVEKALVETPGVRAASVNLATSTATVEGEASFETLAAQVEEAGYGLGRPQADQAVVQAEDDPGPARNRMIVALVLTAPLLLAMIPGLGLHLPGWVQALLSAPVVFWAGWGFFVRAGRQARHGQASMDTLIALGSGVAWIFAVAEWLNGVHHLSFETAAALVAFLLTGKYLESRAKSRATDALKELLALAPPTALRLGPDGTVTEIPVADLRPGDRVRVLPGHSVPADGRVTAGQAEVDESMLTGEPLPVPKGPGEGLVAGTVVHGSALEMEIQAVGAQTQLARMAQLVAQAQGSKAPAQDLADRISAVFVPAILVLALLTLAGWWLATGALASAWRPAVTLLVIACPCALGLATPVAVMVGLGSAARKGVLVRDAAALEALGQATDLAFDKTGTITEGRPRLRRVLATSGLADADLLRLAASLERDSEHPIARGLVTAHAGALKPVSAFRAHPGGGVSGEIDGHAWRLGSAAFLGVAFPEVDEDGIAVGLADASGLKGVFVLGDRLRAESPAVAGQLRQQGLRLHLFTGDRAEPAAKMAEAVGIESVAAGLRPEGKLARIRELQAQGAVVGFVGDGVNDAPALAQADCGIAMGSGAGEQGTGAAMAAAPLVLLRPGLEPILAARRLALRTHRVIRQNLGWAFGYNLVLVPLAASGQLERFGGPMLAGLAMGLSSLTVVLNALRLRR